From Bradyrhizobium sp. sBnM-33:
TGCCGCAGGGCCGCGAGATTTTTCCGCTGCTCACGGTTGAGGAAAATCTCAAGACCGGCTTCGGACCGCTCAAGCGCGAGGATCGCTACATCCCCGACGACGTGTTTTCGCTGTTTCCGGTACTGAATACGATGCTGGGGCGGCGTGGCGGCGATCTCTCGGGTGGGCAACAGCAGCAACTCGCGATCGGCCGTGCGCTGGTGATGCGGCCGAAACTGTTGTTATTGGACGAGCCAACCGAAGGCATCCAGCCCTCGATCATCAAGGACATCGGCCGCGCCATCTCTTACCTGCGCAGTCTCGGCAACATCGCCATCGTGCTGGTCGAACAATATCTCGACTTTGCCTGTGAGCTCGGCGACAATTTTGCGGTCATGGAGCGGGGTGCGGTGAAATATGCCTGCGACCGCGCCAATCTCGATCCCGCGGAGATCAGCCGCCAGATGGCGCTGTAACGTTTTCGAGCGCGGCACACACCGTTTGGGGGACGGATGCGGACCGATATCACGCGCGCGGCTTCGGCAACGTTCGCGGCCAACCGGGCCCAGGGTGCGGTGCGGTTCGGCGTGCATCTGCAGGATGGTGTCACCCGCCGCGGCGACCTGCATGAATCCGGCTCGCTCCGCGTACGTTTTCCCTCGCCCGAAGCAGAAGGGTTGTCCGGCGTGTTCGTCAACACGGCCGGCGGCATTGCCGGCGGCGACCGTTTCGACATCGACATCGGGGCCGGTGAGGGGACGCGGCTGACGCTGACGACGGCAGCGGCTGAAAAGGTCTATCGCGCCCCCGGTCCCGCCGCGCAGCTCAATATTGCCCTGAAAGCCGAAGCCGGCGCCCATCTCGCCTGGCTGCCGCAGGAGACCATCCTGTTTGACCGTGCTCGGATTATCCGCCGCATCGATATCGACTTGGCGGAGGATGCCTCGCTTCTGCTCTGCGAAATCGTGGTGTTTGGCCGCGCGGCGATGGGCGAAACGATGCGGCACGGCGAGTTCGTCGACCGCTGGCGCCTGCGTCGTGGCGGCAAGCTGGTGTTTGCGGAGACCATCCGGCTCGACGGCGACATCGGTGCAAAACTGGCGCGGCCAGCCGTGGCTAATGGCGGCGTTGCCATCGGCACCGCGTTGATTGTGCCCGGCGATGAGGCAGTCGTGGAGCACATCCGCGAAGCCTCGGAAACGTTTGGTGGCGAGGTCGGCATCTCCTGCTGGAATGGATTTGCAATGGCGCGCTTCTTTGCCCAAGATGCGGCCGGGCTGCGCGCCGATATGATGACGGTGCTCGGCCGCGCCAGCGGCGTGGCGCTTCCAAGACTTTGGCTCAATTAACGGCTGTGGCTCAACTAGTCTCTCCTTCACCAGAGTGCTCGCATGAATCTGTCTCCCCGCGAAAAGGACAAGCTCTTGATCTCGATGGCGGCCATGGTGGCGCGCCGCAGGCTGGAGCGCGGCGTCAAACTCAACCACCCCGAGGCGGTCGCCATCATTTCCGATTTCATCGTCGAAGGCGCCCGCGACGGCCGCACCGTCGCCGAACTGATGCAGGCCGGCGCCCAGGTGCTTACCCGCGCGCAGGTGATGGACGGCATTCCCGAGATGATCCACGACATCCAGGTCGAAGCGACGTTTCCCGACGGCACCAAGCTCGTCACTGTGCACGAGCCGATCAGATGAGGCGTGCGGATCTATCAACGTCGTCATGCCCGGGCTTTGTCCCGGGCATCCACGTCTTTCTTGCATCAGATAGTAAGACGTGGATGGCCGGGACAAGCCCGGCCATGACGCAGCAAAGTGTTGTGAGGTAGCAAAGATGATCCCCGGCGAACGCTTCATCAAGGACGGCGAGATCGAACTCAACACCGGCCGCAAGACGGTGACACTCACCGTCGCCAATACCGGCGACCGCCCGATCCAGGTCGGCTCGCACTACCATTTTTTCGAAACCAACCCCGCACTGAAATTCGACCGCAAAAAATCCCGCGGCATGCGCCTCGACATCGCCGCCGGCACCGCGGTTCGTTTCGAACCGGGCCAGACCCGCGACGTGCAACTCGTCGCGCTCGCCGGCAAGCGCACCATCTACGGCTTCCGAGGCGACGTGATGGGCAAGCTGTGATTTGCGGGAACGCGCTGTGATGAGTTGCAGTGAGGTGAGCACACTGGCTGGGCTCCCTCCCCCCTTGCGGGGGAGGGTTGGGGAGAGGGGTATGCCCCGGACTCCGTCCGGAGAGAGTCGTCGCGGTGCGAACCAAACTCGAAATGCGCTCGACAGTCTCGCTGCCGCGATTCGTCAAGCATCGGAGCAAGCGGCACCCCTCTCCCTAACCCTCTCCCGCAAGGGGAGAGGGAACCCTGCCGTCGATGCGTCCCTGACTCGTGCCAATCACATCAGCGGTCGCCATGATGCAATGTGAGGTGAGCACACTGGTGCGGCTCCCTCCCCCCTTGCGGGGGAGGGTTGGAGAGAGGGGTATGCCACACGACGAGGTCAGCAAGATTCAGCGAGATCGCGCCAAGCGCCTGAGGCGCGAGATGACGCGTGCGGAGACGTTGCTTTGGCGCCATCTGAAGGCTGATCGTCTCGCTGGACTTGGCTTTCGCCGGCAGAGCCCGATGGGAAATTACATCGCGGACTTCGTCGCGCATTCCCGCAAGCTCATCGTTGAAGTCGATGGCGAGAGCCACGATTTCGAAGAGCGTATCCGCCACGATGCCAGGCGCGATCAATGGTTCGCGTCTCGTGGTTATCGCGTTCTCCGATTTACCAATAACTATGTGATGAGGAATCTCGAAGGTGTCGTTCTTTCCATTCTCGAAGCAGCGGAGCAAGCGGCACCCCTCTCCCTAACCCTCTCCCGCAAGGGGAGAGGGAACCCGTCCCGCCGGTGCGTCCCTAACGGGTACTGGCGGGAACAAGCCATGATCTCCAGTGATGTGAGCACACCGATCGGGCTCCCTCCCCCTTGCTGGGGAGGGTTGGGGAGAGGGGTGGCCGCGAGTCGCCCTGCCGGCAATTGGCACGAAATTCAGATCTGAACGCTGGAGCCTGATATGTCCGTAAAAATCAAACGTAGCGTCTATGCCGACATGTTCGGGCCGACCACCGGCGACAAGGTGCGGCTGGCCGATACCGATCTCATCATCGAGGTGGAAAAGGATTTCACCACCTACGGCGAGGAGGTGAAGTTCGGCGGCGGCAAGGTGATCCGTGACGGCATGGGGCAGTCGCAGGTGACCAACAGGCAGGGTGCGGCCGATACAGTCATCACCAACGCGCTGATCGTCGATCACTGGGGCATCGTGAAGGCCGACGTCGCGATCAAGGAGGGTATGATCGCGGCGATCGGCAAGGCCGGCAATCCCGACATCCAGCCCGGCGTCACCATCGTAATTGGTCCCGGCACCGACGTCATCGCGGGCGAAGGAAAAATCGTCACCGCGGGCGGCTTCGACAGCCACATCCATTTCATCTGCCCGCAGCAGATCGAGCACGCGCTGATGAGTGGCGTCACCTCGATGCTGGGCGGCGGCACCGGCCCGTCGCACGGTACGTTTGCGACCACCTGCACGCCCGGCCCGTGGCACATGGGCCGGATGATCCAGTCGTTCGACGCCTTCCCGGTCAATCTCGGCATTTCCGGCAAGGGCAACGCGGCGCGACCGGCCGCGCTGGTCGAGATGATCAAAGCTGGTGCCTGTGCGCTGAAGCTGCATGAGGATTGGGGCACCACGCCCGCGGCGATCGACAACTGTCTCGCGGTCGCCGACGATTACGACGTCCAGGTGATGCTGCATTCGGACACGCTGAACGAATCCGGCTTCGTCGAGGATACGGTAAAAGCCTTCAAGGGCCGCACCATCCATGCTTTCCATACCGAAGGCGCCGGCGGCGGGCACGCGCCTGATATCATCAAGATAGCCGGGTTGAAAAACGTGCTGCCGTCCTCGACCAATCCGACGCGCCCCTTCACCCGCAACACCATCGACGAGCATCTGGACATGCTGATGGTGTGCCACCATCTCGATCCCTCGATTGCGGAAGACCTCGCCTTCGCCGAAAGCCGTATCCGCAAGGAGACGATCGCGGCCGAAGACATCCTGCACGATCTCGGCGCGCTCTCGATGATGTCATCGGACTCGCAGGCGATGGGCCGGCTCGGCGAAGTCATCATCCGTACCTGGCAGACCGCCGACAAGATGAAGAAGCAGCGCGGCGCGCTGCCCGAGGACAAGGGCAACGACAACGACAATTTCCGCGTCAAGCGCTACATCGCCAAATACACCATCAACCCCGCGATCGCGCATGGCGTGTCGAAACTGATCGGCTCGGTGGAGAAAGGCAAGCTCGCCGATCTCGTGCTATGGTCGCCGGCGTTCTTCGGCGTGAAACCCGATTGCATCATCAAGGGCGGCTCGATCGTGGCGGCACCGATGGGCGATCCCAACGCCTCGATCCCGACGCCGCAGCCGGTGCATTACCAGCCGATGTTCGCCGCCTACGGCAAGTCGCTGACGGCGTCCTCGGTGGTGTTCACCTCCAAGGCCGCGACGACTGGCGGCCTCGCGCGCAAGCTCGGCATCAGCAAGACGCTCTATCCGGTGAAAAACACCCGCGGCGGCATCTCCAAGAAGAGCATGATCCACAACAGCGCCACCCCAAAGATTGAGGTCGATGCCGAAACCTATGAGGTGCGCGCAGACGGCGAGCTTTTGACATGCGCCCCGGCCGAGGTTCTGCCCATGGCGCAGCGGTATTTCATGTTCTAAGGTCCATCCCGGAACTATATCCAGAACAAAAGTCCGGGAGGATCGAGTGATCTACGTCGTCGCCACGCTGACCATCAAGCCCGAAACGCGCGCCGATTTCATCGCGGCCGCCACCGCCTGTATCAAGGAAACCCGCAAAGAGCCGGGTAACATCGCCTATGACCTGCATGAGAGCGTCACCGATCCCTCAAAGATGGTGTTCGTCGAGCAGTGGGAAAATGCCGAGGCGCTGGTGCCGCATCGTGGCGCCGAGCACATGAAGACGTTCGGCCGCGTCGCCGTGAAATGCATGACGGCGCCGCCGAAAGTCGAAGTCATCACCCCCGAAAAGATCGACGTTCGCTGATCAAGAAAAGCAAGGGGTAGAAACTCATGATCTACGTTATCGCCACCACGCCGATGAAGCCGGAAAACAAGGACGACTTCATCAAGGGGCACAAGGCCTGTATCGCCGAGACGCTGAAAGAGAAAGGCTGCATCTCCTATGAAGGCCACGTCAGCGTGAACGATCCAAACCTGTATGTGGTGGTGGAGCGTTGGGAGACCCGCGACGACCTCAATGCACATGGCCGCGCACCGCACATGAAGGTGTGGCGGGAATACTCCTCGCAGATGAAGACCGCGCCGACGGTGATCGAGATCATCAGCGACGGCAAGGTGGAGAAGTTTTAGTGTTCGCGTATTGCTGCGCATTCAGTGGCCTCTTGGTTCGAGACGCGCGGCGTTGCCGCGCTCCTCACCATGAGGATCTTAGACCTCATCCTGAGGAGGCGCGGAGCGCCGTCTCGAAGGATGAAGCCCAGATGCCCGAATGCGCTTCAGGTATTTCCACATGATCCGCGCGACCAAAGTTTTGGGCCAGCATCGCTGGACGCAAGCAGCCGCCGATACCGTCGTGCTCGATTTCGACGACCGGCACCGGCGGCGGATGGCGATGATGGGCACGCGCGGGCTCGAATTCCTGCTCGACCTGGAGAACGCGGTGGCGCTGCGCGGCGGTGATGCGCTGGTGCTGGAGGACGGCCGGCTGATCGAGGTGGTCGCGGCCGCCGAGCCCTTGATCGAGATCCGCGGCGTCGATCCCCTGCATCTGGTCCGCATCGCCTGGCATCTCGGCAACCGCCATCTGCCGACCCAGATCATGCCGAAGGGCCTGCGTATTCGCCGCGATCATGTCATCGAGGCGATGGTGAAGGGGCTGGGTGCGCGCATCATCGAAATCGAGGCGCCGTTCGATCCCGAAGGCGGGGCGTATGCGCAGGTTTCGCATGATCATGCCTCGCACCATCACGGCCATGATCATCGTCACCATGATGATGATCATGCGCACCATCACGACCACGACGAACATTGCGACCACGATCATCACCACCACGATCATTCCCATGCTCATGACCACAAGTGAGCCTGCGCCCGCCGACGCGAGCAGCGGAATGAGTGCGGAGGAATCAGCGGCGCTGTACCGGCTGATGACCTGGCTGTCGCCGTCCTTCCCGGTCGGCGCATTCTCCTATTCCAGCGGCATCGAATGGGCGGTTGAGGCCGGTGACATTACCGACGCCGCCTCGCTGCGCGACTGGCTAGCTGCGATGCTGGTTGACGGTTCCGGTTTCTGTGACGCCGTGTTTCTGGCGCAGGCGCATCGCGCCGCGTCCGTGCAGGACGCCATGGCGTTGCGCGACATCGCCGAACTCGCTACTGCCTTCGTGCCCTCGCGGGAGCGTCAGCTCGAGACGACAACGCAGGGCCGCGCCTTCATCGACATCGCACGCGCCGCCTGGGCCTGCGACGGGCTCGACAGCATGGTTGCTGCGAGCGGCAGCGCGATCGTGTATCCCGTCGCGGTTGGCGTCGTCAGCGCCGCGCATGCCGTTCCGCTTGCGCCGGCGATGCACGCCTTCCTGCATGCCGTGGTGTCGAACTGGATTTCCGCCGGCGCGCGCCTCGTGCCGCTCGGGCAAACCGACAGCCAGCGCATTCTCGCCGGCCTCGAAATCGATGTCGCCGCCACCGCCCGCCGCGCGCTCGCAGCTTCCCTTGACGATCTCGGCAGCGCTACCTTCCGCGCCGATCTCGCCAGCCTCCGCCACGAGACGCAGTATACGCGGCTGTTTAGGTCATGAGGCCGCAGCAAGCTGTAGCCCGGATGGAGCGAAGCGTAATCCGGGGGCACCTCACATTCGGATCAACTGGTCCCGGATTGCGCTGCGCTCCATCCGGGCTACGATCGTCCAAGCGCGCAACTAGAAGAGCATCGCAAATGTCAAAATCTCACGGCCCGCTCCGTATCGGCGTCGGCGGTCCTGTCGGCTCCGGCAAGACCGCGCTGATGGACCTGCTCTGCAAGTCGATGCGCGAGCGCTACGACATCGCCGCCATCACCAACGACATCTACACCAAATGGGACGCGGAGTTTCTGGTCCGCTCGGGCTCGCTGACGCCGGACCGCATCGCCGGCGTCGAGACCGGCGGCTGTCCGCACACCGCGATCCGCGAGGACGCCTCTATGAATCTCGCGGCGGTCGCCGACATGCGCGCGAAATTTCCCGATCTCGATCTGGTGCTGATCGAATCCGGCGGCGACAATCTTGCCGCGACGTTTTCCCCCGAACTCGCCGATCTCACGATCTACGTGATCGATGTCGCCGCCGGCGACAAGATCCCCTCCAAGGGCGGGCCTGGCATCACCCGCTCGGACCTCCTCGTCATCAACAAGATCGACCTGGCGCCTTACGTCGGCGCGTCGCTGGAGAAGATGGAGACTGACGCCAAGCGTATGCGCGGCGAGCGGCCGTTCGTGATGACCAATTTGAAGAAGAGCGAGGGGCTCGATCGCATCATCGGCTTCATCGAGACCAAGGGCGGCCTGCGCCCGGCCGCGAAGGCCCGGTAGGGCCCAGACCTCCCTCGCCCCGTGAAGAACGGGGAGAGGGACCACAGCGAGCGCGGGATAGCCGACCCAGCGAACAGGCGGCCGAACAAGCGGTCAGGCCAGCGGCAGGTGAGCGGCGCGTTAACATTAATGCTCGGTCCGCCGCCGCAGCCCTCGGATTTGTCCGTCCGCGCCGGAACCAAATCGACGCTGTCAGATTATCAACTTCTGGCGCCGCCAAATCAGCGTTAACGGCTGCCGTGTTGTTTGCCCGCTGCCAAGCTGTCAGTTGCGTGCTGATGATCGCTCCGTCATATTCGCCGCGCTTGGCCTTCGCGCTATTGCCATGTGTCTCTGCCCCGGCAGACCTCGAAATGCTTCCAATACGTCTTCGCCAACACGTCATTCCTGAGTAAGCGAGTGGTTCGGCTGGGCTTCATTATCGGCTTTATCGCGCTGATCGGAGTTCTGCTCTCCGGTCTCGCAGCCTATCGCGTTCACGAGCAGGAACTGGCGATCGACGGCATCGCGCTGTCGCGCGCCATCGACGTTCATGCCAGCCTGGTGCAGGACCGGCTGACCGAGCGCGAATTGCTCGCGCGCGTTGCATCCGGCCTATTTCGTTCACCCTCGGTAGTGAAGGCCAACATGCTGCAGCCGCTGCGTTCGGCGATCTATGCCTTCAAGACCGATTTTGTGGTTGCGTCCTGGATCGCGCGTCTCAAGCCGGGCGATCTGGCGGCTGCGCAGGCGGAGTTGAAGGGGGCCGGGTTCACCAATCCAACGATCAGGGATTTCGACGACAAGCCGCTGGATCTCCGGACCATCAACAAGCCGATCGACGTGCTGATGGATCTCGAGCCGCGCAGTCCGGATACGCTCGGCTTTCCCGGCCGCGCCTACGACCGCCACTCGGTGATCGGGCCGATGCTGGCGCAAGCGGCGGCAACCGGCAAGCCGCTGGCCTCGGACCCGATCCCGCTGTTGCGCCAGAACGGGCCGATCGGTCTCGTACTGGCCTCTCCGATTCTGCTGGAGGGCAGTTCGGAGCCGGCCGGCTTCGTCACCTTTTCCTACGAGTTGGCGCCGCTGATGCTGACCGATGACGACCGCTCGCTGTTTTCGGTGGTGTTGAAGGACCCTGATGACGCCAATGACGAATATGTCGCCAACGAGCAGGGCGTCGTCACGCTGCGGGCGGTGAGGCAGGGCGATCCGCTGCCGTCGGTGGTGCGGACGGTAACGTTCGGCGGCCGCGACTGGTCGCTCGGCTATTACGCCAAGAACAACGCCGCGCAGCGTGCGCAGCAGACCGCGATCGTCGTCGCGGCCATTGGGCTGGCGCTCACCGGCATCGTCTGCGGGCTGTTCGGCTATGTCGCCTACAACAATCTGCGGCTCAGCCGCGAGATCGAGGTGCGGATCGGTTTCGAGCGGCGCTTGACCGCCGTCATCGACGAGCTCAACCACCGGGTCAAGAACATCCTCGCCGTGATCCAGTCGATCGTGACGCGCACGCTGCGCCACGGCTCCGACATGGATGTGTCGCGCGAGCTATTGATCGGCCGCATCCATGCGATGTCGAACGTGGTGACGCTGCTCAGCGAAAGCCAGTGGCAGGGCGTCAAGCTCAAGGGCCTGTTCGAGTCGCGCGCGATCCCGCATGCCGACCGTATCGTCGTCAACGGCCCGGATATCGCTGTCAGCGCGCGTGCCGCCCAGTCGCTCTCGCTGTTGTTCTTCGAACTGGCCTCGCACTCAGACGAGGGCCTGTCGCTGGTCGGCAAGCATCCGCATATCGTCGCGAACTGGGAAGTCTCGGGCGAGGAGCCCGACACGATCTTTCATTTCCGCTGGGAAGAGTTCAACACCAGCGCAGCGACGCGGCGCGAAGACTCGGATTTCGGCCTCATCCTGCTCGACCGCGTCGCTCCCGAAGCGCTCGGCGGCACGGCAAAACGCTACTTCACCGATGTCAGCTATGTCTACGAACTCACCGCGCCGATGGTAACCGTGGTCGACATGACCGAGCGCGACCGCACGGGCGAGATTTCCGCGCCGGTACGGCCGGTAAAGTAGGTCACTCTCTCCGCACGTCGTCCTGCGTGCGCAGAGACGACGGAGTTGGAGAGCTGTACGCTCCATCTCCGCATTGGTTCTCATCGCGCTAATCACGGAGGAGCAGTAGCCCGGATGAGCGAAGCGACATCCGGGGCCGATCTGCAGTTGCTCCCGGATATCGCTGCGCTATCCGGGTTACGACACTACGACACCGGCAACAAAAAAGGCGGCCCGCTCGGGCCGCCTTTTCCGTGCCGTCTCGATCGCGTCGTCAGCCGCCATTGCCGCCGATCACGGCGCGCACCGTCTCGTCGGGCCCGAAATCCTCGGCGCCCTCGACATAGAGCAACGCTGAGAGTTTCGAGCGCGCGCGGTTGACGCGGCTCTTGATAGTGCCGACCGCGCAGCCGCAGATGGCAGCGGCGTCCTCGTAGGAGAAGCCGGAGGCACCGACCAGGATCAACGCTTCGCGCTGGTCCTGCGGCAGCTTGTCGAGCGCTGTGCGAAACTCCTCGAACTCCAGATGCGCGTTTTGCGACGGCTGGGTCTTCAAAGTTTTCGCGTAATTGCCCTCGGCGTCCTCCACCTCGCGCCGCCGCTTGCGATAGTCGGAGCGGAACAGGTTGCGCAGGATGGTGAACAACCAGGCCGGCAGGTTCGAGCCGGGCTGGAACGAGTCAATGTTGGCAATGGCGCGCAGCAACGTTTCCTGCACAAGGTCGTCCGCACGGTCACCATTGCCCGAAAGTGAGATCGCGAACGCGCGCAGGCTTGGTACCGACGCCAAAATGTCGTCGCGAAGAGAGTCCGTGAGAGGCATTAGTCCCTCCCGTCATTTTTTGCTGTTTCGTCGATCTGGGCCGCCGCCGCCTCCGGCCCATCGAGCTTCCGGATCAGCTCCGCAAAGCGGTCCGGCACGCCCTGTCGGACCACATCATCGTACATGGCGCGAAGCTGGTGGCCGATCCTCGATTGAATCTCGGCATTGAGCCCGCCCTGCTTTTTTGCTTCCTTCATGGTCTGATCCACGCTTCCCCGAGAGTTAATTCTCTGTGGTTTCAAGAGGTTACCTCGAAATTGGGCCTAGCCGCCGCGTTATAGGTCAGAGGCTAATGCGAATATCTGCGGATGGTTCCGAAAACTGGGAACTTTTTCTGGAACTTTTTTGGCTTCCGCGAGTAGTCGGGGTGCCAGGGGAACCGGGTCCCCCCGAATCAAGGCTTAAGAAACTTTTAATTGGCGCCGGACGCGGCGCTCAAGGTTACGTCCGCCCAGATGCGACCCTAAGTAACGGCCAAGGATACGGCCCAAGACAAGGATGGAATGGGGATGTCCCGATCACAGCTCGTTGCTGAACATCTGCCGCTGTTGCGGCGCTATGCCCGTGCGCTCACCGGAAATCAGGCCTCGGGCGATGCCTATGTGGCCGCCATGCTGGAGGCCCTGCTGCAGGATGGCTCGCTGCTGGATGAACGGTTCGGCCCGCGCGCCGGGCTGTTCAAGCTGTTCACCCAGATCTGGAATTCGGTCTCGCTCAACGACAATCCTGATGTCGCGACGCTGGCGCTGCCGCCGGAGCGGCGGCTGTCGAACATCACGCCGCTGCCGCGGCAGGCTTTCCTCTTGCTGTCGCTCGAAGGCTTCTCCGAGGAAGAGGTAGCGTTCATTCTCAATACCGACATTGCCGAGACCCGGCAACTGACGGATACCGCCGGCCGCGAGATGGCGGCGGAAATCGCCACCGACGTCCTGATCATCGAGGACGAGACCTTCATCGCGATGGACCTCGAGAGCCTCGTGAAGAATCTCGGTCACAACGTCATCGGCGTCGCCCGCACCCATGCCGACGCCGTCGCGCTCGCCAAGAACAAAAAGCCCGGCCTGATCCTCGCTGACATCCAGCTCGCCGACGGCTCGTCGGGCCTCGATGCGGTCAACGAATTGCTACGCGCGTTCGAGGTGCCGGTGGTGTTCATCACCGCTTACCCCGAGCGCTTCCTGACCGGCGAACGCCCCGAGCCCGCGTTCCTGATCTCAAAACCGTTCCAGCCCGCGATGGTTTCGGCGGTCGCGAGCCAGGCGTTGTTCTTCCAGCGCAACTCGCGCAATCGGACCCCGCGCGCAGCCACCGGTTGATCTAGGCCTTGTTGAGTGAGTAGGAATGCATCCGGCGCGCTCGACTAGCGCGCCGGATTTTTCTCGTCGTGTACATGCCGCAGCTTGTCTGCGATGAATCTGCGAATGGTGTGGGGTAGAATTCGATGAGTATCGGGCTGATCGGCCTTCTCGACGATGTCGCTGGTATCGCGAAGGTAGCCGCAGCCTCCCTCGATGATGTCGCTAGCCAGGCCGCCAGGGCGGGCGCAAAAGCCGCAGGCGTCGTGATCGACGATACCGCGGTCACGCCCGGTTACGTGATCGGGTTCGAGCCGAAGCGCGAGCTTCCCATTGTGGGCAGGATCGCCGCAGGATCGCTGCGCAACAAGCTGTTGATTCTGCTGCCAGCCGCCTTGGTGCTGAGCTACTTCCTCCCCTGGACGATCACGCCGCTGCTGATGCTGGGCGGCGTCTATCTTTGCTACGAAGGGGTCGAGAAAGTGCTGGAAGCGGTCATGCCCCATCAGGCACACCAGCACGAGGCCCAGCTCGGCTCGGTGTCGTTGAACGCTCAGTCAGTCGAAGACGAGAAGGTCGCAAGCGCGATCAAGACCGACTTCATCCTTTCAGCCGAGATCATGGCGATCACGCTGGCGGCGCTCCCAGCGGGGAGCATTTGGAAGCAGGCGCTCGTGTTGGCGGTCGTGGCGATCGGAATCACCGTCGCCGTGTATGGCGTGGTCGCGCTGATCGTGAAGGCCGACGATGTCGGCGTGGCTCTGGCGCGGAGCGACCGCGCCTCGGCTCTAGGCCGCGCGCTCGGACGCGGCATCGTTCGCAGCATGCCCGTGCTTCTGAAACTCCTCAGTGTGATCGGCACCGCCGCCATGATCTGGGTGGGCGGCGGCATCATCCTGCATGGCCTCGAGGTCTTCGGCCCGCCCGCGATCGAACACGCCGTCAAGGCGGCGGCCGAGGCTGCGGCGCACGCGGTGCCGCCCGTCGCCGCGATTGTCGAATGGATGGTTGAGGCCGCCATCTCCGGTGTCATCGGATTGCTGATCGGCGCCGCATCGATTCCGGTCGTCGGATTTGTCATCGCGCCCGCGTGGAAAGCCGTGAAAGCTGTTCTGCAAGGAGGTCGGTAGGCCAGGTAATGCGTGTCGAAGCGGCGCTCATTCTGGGCGAACCACTCGGCGTGCGTGAGGTCGTGGCGATGGTGCTGGCGGCTGGCCTTGCGAAGGGCGTGATGGAAGCCGTGTGGCTCAACAGCCGCGGCAGATGCTGTTCACCTTGGACCTCAGCCTCGCTTCTTCCTGTTCCCACGACGGGCCGGGCTGGTTCGCGAAGCCGGGCCGGTTCGCGAATATAAATGGGATTGCCAATCTCAGATGATCTTCATTCAGGTTCGGCGGAGGTATCGGAAACGGTTGGGCACGTTCGATAATCGCCAGGCTTTCTTCGTCGAGCGCGCGATTGCCGGTACTTTCCTCGAGCCAGCGAGAAACCAGTCCGCCATTGCGGTCCAGGACGAAACCGACCTTGGCGGTGCCACGGTGG
This genomic window contains:
- the urtE gene encoding urea ABC transporter ATP-binding subunit UrtE, with translation MLKVDNINLYYGAAQALRGVSLSAEPGKVTCVLGRNGVGKTSLLRAMVGQYPIASGSIMLDGNDITGLKPYERARRGIGFVPQGREIFPLLTVEENLKTGFGPLKREDRYIPDDVFSLFPVLNTMLGRRGGDLSGGQQQQLAIGRALVMRPKLLLLDEPTEGIQPSIIKDIGRAISYLRSLGNIAIVLVEQYLDFACELGDNFAVMERGAVKYACDRANLDPAEISRQMAL
- a CDS encoding urease accessory protein UreD, producing the protein MRTDITRAASATFAANRAQGAVRFGVHLQDGVTRRGDLHESGSLRVRFPSPEAEGLSGVFVNTAGGIAGGDRFDIDIGAGEGTRLTLTTAAAEKVYRAPGPAAQLNIALKAEAGAHLAWLPQETILFDRARIIRRIDIDLAEDASLLLCEIVVFGRAAMGETMRHGEFVDRWRLRRGGKLVFAETIRLDGDIGAKLARPAVANGGVAIGTALIVPGDEAVVEHIREASETFGGEVGISCWNGFAMARFFAQDAAGLRADMMTVLGRASGVALPRLWLN
- a CDS encoding urease subunit gamma; this translates as MNLSPREKDKLLISMAAMVARRRLERGVKLNHPEAVAIISDFIVEGARDGRTVAELMQAGAQVLTRAQVMDGIPEMIHDIQVEATFPDGTKLVTVHEPIR
- a CDS encoding urease subunit beta, with the translated sequence MIPGERFIKDGEIELNTGRKTVTLTVANTGDRPIQVGSHYHFFETNPALKFDRKKSRGMRLDIAAGTAVRFEPGQTRDVQLVALAGKRTIYGFRGDVMGKL
- a CDS encoding endonuclease domain-containing protein, which translates into the protein MPHDEVSKIQRDRAKRLRREMTRAETLLWRHLKADRLAGLGFRRQSPMGNYIADFVAHSRKLIVEVDGESHDFEERIRHDARRDQWFASRGYRVLRFTNNYVMRNLEGVVLSILEAAEQAAPLSLTLSRKGRGNPSRRCVPNGYWREQAMISSDVSTPIGLPPPCWGGLGRGVAASRPAGNWHEIQI
- the ureC gene encoding urease subunit alpha, whose product is MSVKIKRSVYADMFGPTTGDKVRLADTDLIIEVEKDFTTYGEEVKFGGGKVIRDGMGQSQVTNRQGAADTVITNALIVDHWGIVKADVAIKEGMIAAIGKAGNPDIQPGVTIVIGPGTDVIAGEGKIVTAGGFDSHIHFICPQQIEHALMSGVTSMLGGGTGPSHGTFATTCTPGPWHMGRMIQSFDAFPVNLGISGKGNAARPAALVEMIKAGACALKLHEDWGTTPAAIDNCLAVADDYDVQVMLHSDTLNESGFVEDTVKAFKGRTIHAFHTEGAGGGHAPDIIKIAGLKNVLPSSTNPTRPFTRNTIDEHLDMLMVCHHLDPSIAEDLAFAESRIRKETIAAEDILHDLGALSMMSSDSQAMGRLGEVIIRTWQTADKMKKQRGALPEDKGNDNDNFRVKRYIAKYTINPAIAHGVSKLIGSVEKGKLADLVLWSPAFFGVKPDCIIKGGSIVAAPMGDPNASIPTPQPVHYQPMFAAYGKSLTASSVVFTSKAATTGGLARKLGISKTLYPVKNTRGGISKKSMIHNSATPKIEVDAETYEVRADGELLTCAPAEVLPMAQRYFMF
- a CDS encoding putative quinol monooxygenase; translated protein: MIYVVATLTIKPETRADFIAAATACIKETRKEPGNIAYDLHESVTDPSKMVFVEQWENAEALVPHRGAEHMKTFGRVAVKCMTAPPKVEVITPEKIDVR
- a CDS encoding putative quinol monooxygenase — protein: MIYVIATTPMKPENKDDFIKGHKACIAETLKEKGCISYEGHVSVNDPNLYVVVERWETRDDLNAHGRAPHMKVWREYSSQMKTAPTVIEIISDGKVEKF
- a CDS encoding urease accessory protein UreE; the protein is MIRATKVLGQHRWTQAAADTVVLDFDDRHRRRMAMMGTRGLEFLLDLENAVALRGGDALVLEDGRLIEVVAAAEPLIEIRGVDPLHLVRIAWHLGNRHLPTQIMPKGLRIRRDHVIEAMVKGLGARIIEIEAPFDPEGGAYAQVSHDHASHHHGHDHRHHDDDHAHHHDHDEHCDHDHHHHDHSHAHDHK
- a CDS encoding urease accessory protein UreF; protein product: MLMTTSEPAPADASSGMSAEESAALYRLMTWLSPSFPVGAFSYSSGIEWAVEAGDITDAASLRDWLAAMLVDGSGFCDAVFLAQAHRAASVQDAMALRDIAELATAFVPSRERQLETTTQGRAFIDIARAAWACDGLDSMVAASGSAIVYPVAVGVVSAAHAVPLAPAMHAFLHAVVSNWISAGARLVPLGQTDSQRILAGLEIDVAATARRALAASLDDLGSATFRADLASLRHETQYTRLFRS